In Leptospiraceae bacterium, one DNA window encodes the following:
- a CDS encoding zeta toxin family protein — protein MLTANLGNTDIATVTNGGALQKPGGMSTERRGSEKFNKLEIRLKDFFKKLPRMMKSKIKINHLDVNLTPSQGQKEAGNYKKAHIKIHGLDITIENPKGSFRSGIDKTGKEWKSKLHSHYGYIKGTTGRDGDHVDCFIGPNSKSEIVYVVNQINPETERFDEHKAMIGYNSENDAEEAYIENYHTGWQGLDEIIPMTISQFKDWLNKSDTTKKAKELFHKSSSVAGIGEVHTWSDGSKHRKTAIGWVLVSEGKNSGSNTSSQATQKKDEKSGNIDQKAVYEKKAVEALGRWKEFEEEAKKKARERIAKTPPEKRAQMFDIKNAEPGDIVRVERPIDGRVNRGHLAKVLDKVEGHLKVMLPSGSIFLFLAADLAFAKSNREIKISPDGTIPFLKGKKGNVGEIRTWADGNKYKKVREGAWQMVGESDTKGAHQADLEEYTKKTGGDRSEHRASVEKAMQNNAKIPVKVMREYPSLLDKFPEYKKRVLAIDSIKARKEHKEVKTNQNIINPNPAIKAVESLKSGNGSKKESQIKRLADTLRTLNFGKTPKGFPQKTYDKLWNLDSKLGELKSKVYNLKKKSLPQSLRKVGKDKERKEFSVNKNKKLKEFQNKIGELLRKGRGLKKEGLSDTSSGFKSGQKIAIDAINSLKSLKHGELPNKQATGVIDAIGELKKSQSKELKAKMKIAEAEVKMDKMPELKPNPTGMWEDSMNGLPNETWELHFDGDPQKGGKPKPERQKLHDFIKGKSLDHVEPVNVNQQPFALLLMGGPASGKSSIMKNMGINSTEFVFADADEIKERLPEYRVGVKNRIRKAAAMAHEESSYIVKSIREQAMEDRKNLVIDAVGSNPESYLNNIAKLRKQGYRIHLVMADCPLEVALPRAIERSEVTGRYIPENYMKDAYPKIPDSFKTVSHECDEAIVVSTNIKPYEIPPILYKKSDGQANVNDIKWSK, from the coding sequence ATGCTGACTGCAAACTTAGGAAATACAGATATAGCAACCGTTACAAATGGAGGGGCATTACAAAAGCCTGGCGGGATGTCAACGGAAAGACGGGGCTCTGAGAAATTTAACAAACTTGAAATCAGGCTAAAAGACTTTTTCAAAAAACTCCCAAGAATGATGAAATCCAAGATAAAAATAAATCACTTAGACGTAAATCTTACACCATCACAGGGACAAAAAGAAGCAGGGAACTACAAAAAAGCTCACATAAAAATTCATGGGTTAGACATTACAATTGAGAATCCTAAAGGATCATTTCGGTCAGGAATAGATAAAACCGGAAAGGAATGGAAAAGCAAACTTCACTCTCATTATGGATATATTAAAGGTACAACTGGTCGTGATGGAGACCATGTTGATTGCTTTATCGGACCTAATTCAAAATCCGAAATCGTCTATGTCGTAAATCAAATCAATCCTGAAACTGAAAGATTCGATGAACACAAAGCAATGATCGGCTACAATTCAGAGAATGACGCTGAAGAAGCATACATTGAAAACTATCATACCGGATGGCAAGGGCTGGATGAAATAATCCCTATGACAATTTCTCAATTCAAAGATTGGCTGAATAAATCCGACACTACAAAAAAAGCAAAGGAACTATTTCATAAATCATCGTCGGTTGCCGGAATAGGCGAGGTTCACACATGGTCTGATGGATCGAAACATCGAAAAACTGCAATTGGTTGGGTTCTCGTATCTGAAGGAAAAAATTCCGGCTCAAATACATCATCCCAGGCAACACAAAAAAAAGATGAGAAATCAGGAAACATAGATCAAAAGGCCGTCTATGAAAAAAAAGCAGTAGAGGCATTAGGGCGATGGAAAGAATTTGAAGAAGAAGCAAAAAAGAAAGCCAGGGAACGAATTGCAAAAACTCCTCCCGAAAAACGGGCTCAAATGTTCGACATTAAAAATGCTGAGCCTGGGGATATTGTTAGAGTTGAAAGACCGATTGACGGGCGTGTAAATCGGGGCCATTTGGCAAAAGTTTTGGATAAAGTGGAAGGGCATTTAAAAGTTATGTTACCGTCTGGTAGCATATTTTTGTTTTTAGCCGCAGATTTGGCATTTGCAAAATCAAACCGTGAGATAAAAATTTCACCTGATGGGACTATCCCTTTCTTAAAAGGGAAAAAAGGAAATGTTGGAGAAATCAGAACTTGGGCTGATGGGAATAAATACAAAAAAGTTCGTGAGGGCGCTTGGCAAATGGTCGGAGAATCCGACACAAAGGGCGCACACCAAGCCGATCTGGAAGAATATACGAAAAAAACAGGGGGTGACAGGTCTGAACATCGAGCTTCGGTAGAGAAGGCAATGCAAAACAATGCTAAAATCCCGGTCAAAGTCATGCGGGAATATCCATCGCTTCTAGATAAATTCCCAGAATACAAAAAACGAGTATTGGCAATTGATTCAATCAAGGCGAGGAAAGAACATAAAGAAGTCAAAACAAATCAGAATATTATAAATCCAAACCCTGCAATAAAAGCCGTCGAATCTCTAAAATCGGGCAATGGAAGTAAAAAAGAATCTCAGATCAAAAGATTAGCCGATACTCTAAGGACATTAAATTTCGGGAAAACACCAAAAGGATTTCCACAGAAAACTTACGATAAGCTATGGAATCTTGATTCAAAACTTGGAGAATTAAAATCCAAGGTATACAATTTAAAAAAGAAATCTCTACCTCAATCCTTACGAAAAGTTGGCAAAGATAAAGAGCGGAAAGAATTTTCTGTAAACAAAAATAAGAAGCTCAAAGAGTTCCAAAATAAAATTGGAGAATTGTTACGAAAAGGGCGCGGTTTAAAAAAAGAAGGGCTTTCAGATACATCGTCTGGTTTTAAATCGGGTCAGAAAATAGCAATAGACGCAATCAATTCTTTGAAATCATTAAAACATGGTGAGTTGCCTAATAAACAAGCCACTGGAGTAATTGATGCTATCGGAGAATTAAAAAAATCTCAGTCCAAAGAATTGAAAGCAAAGATGAAAATTGCTGAAGCAGAAGTAAAAATGGACAAAATGCCGGAACTCAAGCCTAATCCGACAGGTATGTGGGAAGACTCTATGAATGGACTACCGAATGAGACATGGGAATTACATTTTGATGGTGATCCACAAAAAGGAGGGAAACCTAAACCGGAAAGACAAAAGTTACATGATTTTATAAAAGGGAAAAGTCTTGATCATGTGGAGCCCGTGAACGTAAATCAACAACCTTTTGCGCTTCTATTGATGGGCGGACCTGCTTCAGGTAAGAGTTCGATTATGAAAAATATGGGGATTAATAGCACGGAATTTGTATTCGCGGATGCGGACGAGATAAAGGAAAGGCTCCCTGAATATCGTGTAGGCGTAAAAAATCGAATTAGGAAAGCCGCCGCAATGGCTCACGAAGAAAGTTCTTACATTGTAAAAAGCATTCGAGAACAGGCAATGGAAGACCGAAAAAATCTTGTGATAGATGCTGTTGGGAGTAATCCAGAATCCTACTTAAACAACATTGCCAAATTGAGAAAGCAAGGATACAGAATACATTTGGTAATGGCTGATTGTCCATTGGAAGTGGCACTGCCGAGAGCAATCGAAAGAAGTGAGGTAACCGGTCGATATATTCCAGAAAACTACATGAAAGACGCATATCCGAAAATACCGGATTCATTCAAGACGGTATCGCACGAATGCGATGAAGCGATAGTTGTTTCTACAAATATTAAACCGTATGAAATACCTCCTATTCTTTACAAGAAAAGTGATGGACAAGCGAATGTGAATGACATAAAATGGAGTAAATAA
- a CDS encoding DEAD/DEAH box helicase family protein → MVDTSVRTSMSTGEKTSDTSESNVVHGDTGIGLESHVRSNGRVKKNEKKYKIQTAEDKESKKKELLSQEPTIINTEWIKDGLSDKDRREVTRKEFEKIKDRLPVTKDGKVIHFSMRGFKEMFHHSADKRGLSLIPQLPDLIEKGIYLWSELSEKNKNNVKAFHNYGVKVEINGKLEYVRLIIRENNNGNYFYDNDFIESDKIEEGSATPDDRDRKLSPLKKKLYQWWNFVNTNNIVPSELDLSESMIGNQNAKKDERSVPEKIADAAINAVGEVKQKWSQKKQAEINKKCKEILASTPPSRITDDQKSILRQYEGAGGQATNADMDATRGMLYQFFTPKKVISKMQEIVSRYVNPGAEALEPSAGIGRFAEGTNYKWDMLEYNPDDNTAYQIARILHPEANVSDNAFETMFIDKRNRSVGKKYAGKKYGLVVGNPPYGTMTGKYKAVEGKGFKRYEHYFISRGLDTLEEGGILSYVVPSSFLNSGEEAWKKEVFGKAELLEAYRLPEGSFGNTQIGTDVIVLRKNSSTDKDSKLAFSGRYFEENPEHVIGKEEKRINRFGREETFINGDVEDFSSLPLPAPKPPITQETKDAISEGLKGNQNAKKNTNPISVIFSGERSPALHIQENINKLSAESFDLKNKDKIQETINKFKQLLTEVSEKKSNMTVKGWIKNAEFYEKSAISAITRLEKKLSEFHQNPSEDLYTQKEFNEKFNKSFDSKDIEIVRNIDPTGIIRNLPFDKEKMALIENRDGEFDFVPLYAFQSGNIKDKLFALEKSKDSIVEKYGEEQYNRQKKALESAMPKKIDVSKLVLSPLEPFVQSMNFSDRQSLKDKFLEYVIGKPIYNNYGFGVKFSRYEGGLPREYFEGTDCRAMDIKAYMNGEKVTGRDAEENQRRRKERKIQAEKLFRQFVTEILSDDDQKELEEKWNDQFNSVTRLDSTRIPVSLAEMNKKYKGKAQDPRDIQMQYVGEFMTKGVGCATHEVGLGKTWTGMMANVSSLQTGKCKKPLIVVPTSVLQKWSLEFKERFPNVKSEMVGTPELNERLNSSDGKFQVEDGTVTIMSYDAFSRFGFTDERFRELTNDLKDQIINPDSEKGKRDTAKDKEGLESLTGLGIIGTEKNLKFDESGFDMITVDEAHNFNNIFVDIKTKDQFGGQDKLSKDEEEAVGKANEFGGITGGSPSARGIKLYLAAQHILKTNQDRNVLLLTATPFTNNPLQVYSLLSIVAKKKLRDMGIYNIRDFIATFVETSWENTIEGNGEIKQRQVVRNFKNGHAFQSLIREYFDFKQGDDNGVERPKLKMKAVILPLSEEQAKMRNRLEEMYDAKGADGKPSGAAPLVSIGVQQMMNISPALVKEGNSDVWKNFKGLNELGDSDFVERSPKIKFVANSIAELYKKHQDLKPGEPVPGQIIFMPKGVDYIQKVKQYLVNSGIPSEAIEIMDTKTKTSPAKDPAKKAKGLSRFTEITQDFNGINGKCKIILGTDVIKEGVSLNKYTGIAYNTSIDWNPTTEVQKRGRHHRPGNQLKNIMWVDTLMEDSIDSKLYQKQGEKISRINDIFKNTGSSAIDVSDINPDELKYEIIKDPERKAKLVLQEESGKIRAKAKEAQSKAFAVQEILDDIEEVEKDLDSKNEDLKDYLIEAENYQEYRKDYNKYIESDKDISWSWQRYSNDEILDEQKRNIDKTKKEMSALKVKLDIRMKQLERKSLSSIESAKKFVEKSQKQADKFHEESRELQTTKKDEYIAKFRKELAEKEAQRVKYSLDEIVTNHVNEVLDMLGVREMKKSWNSLNRSRITIYNFLKSKQVVNG, encoded by the coding sequence ATGGTTGACACATCAGTTAGAACATCTATGTCAACTGGAGAAAAAACCAGTGACACTTCAGAATCTAATGTCGTTCACGGGGATACTGGAATCGGACTTGAGTCACATGTTCGAAGCAACGGACGAGTAAAGAAAAACGAAAAAAAATACAAAATCCAAACAGCAGAGGATAAGGAGTCAAAGAAAAAAGAATTACTTAGTCAAGAGCCTACCATAATCAATACTGAATGGATTAAAGATGGTTTGAGCGACAAAGATAGGCGAGAGGTAACAAGAAAAGAATTTGAAAAGATTAAAGATCGGCTCCCCGTAACAAAAGATGGGAAAGTGATTCATTTCTCAATGAGGGGATTCAAGGAAATGTTTCATCACAGTGCTGATAAGAGAGGTTTGAGCCTTATTCCACAGCTTCCTGATCTGATTGAAAAAGGTATATATTTGTGGAGCGAGTTAAGTGAAAAAAATAAGAATAATGTCAAAGCATTTCATAACTATGGAGTGAAAGTAGAAATAAATGGAAAATTAGAATATGTACGTCTGATAATTCGTGAGAATAATAATGGAAATTATTTTTATGACAATGATTTTATTGAATCTGATAAAATAGAAGAGGGGAGCGCTACCCCGGATGACCGAGACCGGAAGCTTTCTCCCCTAAAGAAGAAATTATACCAATGGTGGAATTTTGTCAACACAAATAATATAGTTCCAAGCGAATTAGATTTGTCAGAATCCATGATTGGCAATCAAAACGCCAAAAAAGATGAACGATCTGTTCCTGAAAAAATTGCGGACGCGGCTATAAATGCAGTCGGTGAAGTAAAACAAAAATGGTCTCAGAAAAAACAGGCTGAAATCAATAAAAAATGCAAGGAAATTCTCGCTTCAACCCCTCCATCCAGAATAACAGACGACCAAAAATCAATTCTCAGACAGTATGAAGGGGCAGGCGGGCAGGCTACCAATGCGGATATGGACGCAACACGCGGGATGCTATACCAGTTTTTCACACCCAAAAAAGTCATATCAAAAATGCAGGAAATAGTTTCGAGATATGTCAATCCAGGGGCAGAGGCGCTTGAGCCAAGTGCGGGAATCGGAAGATTTGCGGAAGGTACAAATTACAAATGGGACATGCTGGAATACAATCCCGATGACAACACTGCATATCAAATAGCCAGAATTTTACACCCAGAGGCGAATGTTTCTGATAATGCGTTCGAGACAATGTTCATTGATAAACGCAATCGGTCAGTCGGGAAAAAATATGCAGGTAAGAAGTACGGTCTTGTAGTCGGGAACCCTCCCTATGGAACAATGACCGGAAAATATAAAGCAGTCGAAGGAAAAGGCTTCAAACGATACGAACATTATTTCATTTCTCGCGGTCTTGATACTCTTGAAGAAGGTGGGATTTTATCTTATGTCGTCCCATCCAGTTTTTTGAATTCAGGCGAAGAGGCATGGAAAAAAGAAGTGTTCGGAAAAGCCGAACTGTTGGAAGCTTACAGATTGCCAGAGGGTTCTTTCGGAAATACTCAAATTGGTACGGACGTTATCGTCCTAAGAAAAAACTCTTCTACTGACAAGGACAGTAAGCTTGCTTTTAGCGGACGGTATTTTGAAGAAAACCCTGAGCATGTAATTGGTAAGGAAGAAAAACGAATCAACCGATTTGGCAGAGAGGAAACATTTATAAACGGAGATGTAGAAGATTTCTCATCGTTACCCCTTCCGGCTCCAAAACCTCCTATAACTCAGGAAACTAAGGACGCAATTTCAGAAGGTCTCAAAGGGAATCAGAATGCCAAGAAAAATACAAACCCAATAAGTGTTATTTTTTCTGGGGAAAGAAGCCCTGCACTTCATATTCAAGAAAACATAAATAAATTATCAGCAGAAAGTTTTGATCTTAAAAATAAAGACAAAATACAAGAAACTATAAATAAATTTAAACAATTGCTTACAGAAGTTTCTGAAAAAAAATCTAATATGACGGTTAAAGGATGGATAAAAAATGCGGAATTTTATGAGAAAAGTGCAATTTCCGCAATTACACGATTAGAAAAAAAACTTTCTGAATTTCATCAAAACCCATCAGAAGACCTATACACTCAGAAAGAATTCAACGAAAAATTCAACAAATCTTTCGATTCTAAAGACATTGAAATTGTTAGGAATATTGACCCTACCGGAATAATAAGAAATCTTCCATTCGACAAGGAAAAAATGGCATTGATTGAAAATCGTGATGGTGAGTTCGATTTTGTGCCTCTCTATGCGTTTCAATCAGGGAACATAAAAGACAAACTATTTGCACTTGAAAAATCTAAGGATTCAATAGTTGAAAAATACGGCGAAGAACAATACAACAGGCAGAAAAAAGCATTAGAATCCGCAATGCCTAAAAAAATTGATGTATCGAAACTTGTATTGTCCCCATTGGAGCCATTTGTTCAATCCATGAATTTTTCTGACAGACAATCGCTGAAAGACAAATTTCTGGAATATGTAATTGGAAAGCCAATTTATAATAATTATGGCTTTGGGGTGAAATTTTCTCGTTACGAAGGAGGTCTTCCGAGAGAATATTTCGAGGGAACTGATTGCAGGGCTATGGATATTAAAGCGTACATGAACGGGGAGAAGGTGACCGGTCGTGATGCTGAAGAAAATCAGAGACGACGAAAAGAACGAAAAATTCAGGCTGAAAAACTTTTCAGGCAATTCGTAACTGAAATCTTATCTGATGATGACCAAAAAGAACTCGAGGAAAAATGGAACGATCAATTTAATTCAGTAACACGATTGGATTCTACAAGAATTCCTGTTTCACTTGCTGAGATGAACAAGAAATACAAAGGCAAAGCTCAGGACCCACGAGATATTCAAATGCAGTATGTCGGTGAGTTTATGACAAAGGGAGTTGGTTGCGCTACCCATGAAGTAGGACTTGGGAAAACGTGGACTGGCATGATGGCAAATGTTTCATCTTTACAAACAGGCAAATGCAAGAAACCGTTGATAGTAGTCCCTACATCGGTCTTGCAAAAATGGAGTCTCGAATTTAAAGAACGCTTCCCGAATGTAAAATCAGAAATGGTTGGAACTCCAGAATTGAATGAACGTCTGAACAGTAGTGACGGAAAATTCCAAGTTGAAGACGGCACTGTCACAATCATGTCATACGACGCATTTTCAAGATTTGGTTTTACGGACGAAAGATTTAGAGAATTAACTAATGATCTAAAAGATCAGATTATAAACCCAGACTCGGAAAAAGGGAAAAGAGATACTGCAAAGGACAAGGAGGGATTAGAGAGCCTTACAGGACTCGGAATCATCGGAACTGAAAAAAATCTGAAATTCGATGAGTCTGGGTTCGACATGATTACAGTCGATGAGGCTCACAATTTCAATAATATCTTTGTGGATATTAAAACTAAAGACCAGTTTGGAGGTCAAGATAAACTCAGTAAGGACGAAGAGGAAGCTGTTGGTAAAGCTAATGAATTTGGAGGAATTACCGGAGGTAGCCCATCGGCGAGGGGAATAAAACTATATTTAGCGGCACAGCATATTTTAAAAACGAATCAGGATAGAAATGTCCTATTATTAACAGCTACTCCTTTCACGAATAATCCTTTGCAGGTATATTCACTACTTTCAATCGTAGCAAAAAAAAAACTCAGGGATATGGGTATTTATAACATCCGTGACTTTATTGCTACATTTGTAGAAACATCATGGGAAAATACGATTGAAGGGAACGGAGAGATTAAACAACGCCAGGTCGTAAGAAATTTCAAAAACGGCCATGCTTTTCAGTCCTTGATAAGAGAGTATTTTGATTTTAAACAGGGTGATGATAATGGAGTTGAAAGACCAAAATTAAAAATGAAAGCGGTCATTTTGCCACTATCTGAAGAGCAAGCCAAAATGAGAAATAGACTCGAAGAAATGTACGACGCAAAAGGTGCCGACGGAAAGCCATCTGGCGCGGCTCCTCTCGTTTCAATCGGCGTTCAGCAAATGATGAACATTTCACCTGCGCTTGTAAAAGAGGGGAATTCGGATGTATGGAAAAATTTCAAGGGATTAAACGAATTAGGCGACTCTGATTTTGTAGAGCGGTCTCCAAAGATTAAATTTGTGGCAAACTCAATTGCAGAACTCTACAAAAAACATCAGGATCTAAAACCAGGCGAGCCAGTTCCAGGACAAATTATATTTATGCCCAAGGGAGTAGACTATATCCAGAAAGTTAAGCAGTATCTCGTCAATAGTGGAATCCCAAGCGAAGCAATTGAAATCATGGATACTAAAACTAAAACTTCCCCTGCAAAAGACCCTGCAAAGAAAGCAAAAGGGTTGTCACGGTTTACTGAAATCACTCAGGATTTTAATGGTATTAACGGAAAATGTAAAATTATTTTGGGAACGGATGTAATCAAGGAGGGGGTTTCTCTGAATAAATACACAGGGATTGCCTACAATACTTCGATTGATTGGAATCCAACAACTGAAGTGCAAAAACGAGGACGACACCACAGACCCGGAAACCAATTAAAAAATATTATGTGGGTAGATACTCTTATGGAAGACTCCATCGACTCGAAACTCTACCAAAAGCAAGGGGAAAAAATTTCACGGATTAACGATATATTCAAAAATACCGGATCATCTGCAATTGACGTATCTGATATAAACCCTGATGAGTTAAAATATGAAATCATAAAAGACCCTGAAAGAAAAGCGAAACTTGTGTTACAGGAAGAAAGTGGGAAAATCAGAGCCAAGGCAAAAGAAGCTCAGTCAAAGGCTTTTGCAGTCCAGGAGATTCTTGATGATATTGAAGAGGTTGAAAAAGATTTAGATAGCAAAAACGAAGATTTAAAAGATTATCTTATCGAAGCTGAAAATTATCAGGAATATAGAAAAGACTATAATAAATATATAGAATCAGATAAAGATATTTCGTGGTCATGGCAAAGATATAGTAATGACGAAATTCTTGATGAGCAGAAAAGAAATATAGACAAAACCAAAAAAGAAATGTCAGCATTAAAAGTAAAACTCGATATTCGGATGAAACAACTCGAAAGAAAATCTTTGTCTTCAATTGAGAGTGCAAAGAAATTTGTAGAAAAATCTCAAAAACAGGCTGATAAATTTCACGAAGAGTCAAGAGAATTGCAGACAACTAAGAAGGATGAGTATATTGCAAAATTCAGAAAGGAACTTGCAGAAAAAGAGGCTCAAAGAGTAAAATATTCGCTTGATGAGATAGTCACGAACCATGTAAACGAAGTTCTGGATATGCTTGGAGTTAGAGAAATGAAAAAATCATGGAACTCTTTAAACAGGTCAAGAATTACAATCTATAATTTTCTGAAATCTAAGCAGGTAGTAAATGGCTAA
- a CDS encoding ParB N-terminal domain-containing protein — MSGAKYYKREWANDRWKYFYSQASHDKYVERGKNESNNKQNNLSEKIKNIPANQIKTIEQYTDKKHFNEKVISGIKQSILAKGYDVSEPLKVDKDESGEYRVVDGHHRFEAVKQLIQEGHLSENTPIPVVEEKYDSEADRLLAQVSSNKNRREVERLDDAKAYSQLIDQGKTVQEISERTGESQEYVKGTIALNNLIPELKELLRSDAKYNIRKKDETNDGSKEKRDSLSESLAIVIAKNGLNEDGSPNGTIQRKAFQWYNQNKSKGITPSQVRLYISTLKSQTFSFGNVDSSGRSEIEREAMKFSGGEDVAKATTAGFENLLKKIQNPIQKFLGDTITNLDEKKTKELAASIIATKGESALETELEKLSAVLNSISLFRDSLKRKFQEIQADSMTPELLFKSRHAIVIIREFLKARYGEEKPGHKYLYRKWINGKWERFYKRFSFKQFIKDALSSKTGFGRFIFKGISQKESKILFRIGIPYDKIELFRHSIDHDTIRKIVNDHGRAKTEIPRGNVPVTLDDIKKIPEIIAHPDTITLDESDKKTGLPALIYTKKINNQYIIVEKVLTGKNLLSVKTMYKTRGRIR; from the coding sequence ATGTCCGGAGCGAAGTATTACAAACGCGAGTGGGCAAATGACAGGTGGAAGTATTTTTATAGTCAGGCTTCGCATGACAAATATGTAGAGCGTGGAAAAAATGAATCAAACAATAAGCAAAATAACCTTTCCGAAAAAATAAAAAATATCCCTGCAAATCAAATTAAGACAATAGAGCAATATACTGATAAAAAGCATTTTAACGAAAAAGTAATCTCAGGAATAAAGCAATCTATTTTGGCGAAAGGGTACGATGTTTCAGAGCCTCTAAAGGTCGATAAAGATGAGAGTGGAGAATATCGTGTAGTTGACGGACACCATAGATTTGAAGCGGTAAAACAACTTATTCAAGAAGGGCACCTTTCTGAAAATACTCCTATCCCGGTTGTCGAAGAAAAATACGACTCGGAGGCAGATCGTTTATTGGCTCAGGTTTCGTCGAATAAGAATCGACGTGAGGTCGAGCGTCTCGATGACGCTAAGGCATATTCCCAGCTTATCGACCAGGGAAAAACAGTCCAGGAAATATCAGAAAGAACCGGAGAATCCCAGGAATATGTAAAAGGGACGATTGCTTTAAACAACCTTATCCCTGAATTGAAAGAATTACTCAGGTCAGACGCAAAATATAACATTCGGAAAAAGGACGAAACAAATGACGGGTCAAAGGAGAAAAGAGATTCTTTGTCAGAGTCATTGGCAATTGTAATTGCAAAGAATGGATTGAACGAAGATGGGTCTCCAAACGGCACAATTCAGAGAAAAGCTTTTCAATGGTACAACCAGAATAAATCAAAAGGTATCACTCCATCACAAGTACGTCTGTATATTTCTACCTTGAAATCACAAACTTTTTCTTTTGGCAATGTGGACTCGTCAGGTAGATCGGAAATTGAAAGAGAGGCAATGAAATTTTCCGGAGGCGAAGATGTAGCCAAAGCGACAACGGCAGGATTCGAAAACCTGTTAAAGAAAATTCAAAATCCAATCCAGAAATTTCTGGGCGACACGATAACAAACCTTGACGAGAAAAAAACAAAAGAACTCGCGGCTTCGATTATCGCAACTAAGGGCGAGTCTGCATTAGAAACAGAGCTTGAAAAACTTTCAGCAGTTCTAAATTCAATCTCACTTTTCAGGGATTCTTTAAAAAGAAAGTTTCAGGAAATTCAGGCAGACTCAATGACACCGGAATTATTGTTTAAGTCCCGGCACGCAATTGTCATTATTCGTGAGTTTCTGAAAGCAAGATATGGAGAAGAAAAACCAGGTCATAAATATTTATATCGTAAATGGATAAATGGCAAATGGGAAAGATTTTATAAAAGATTTTCTTTTAAACAGTTTATAAAGGATGCTTTATCTTCAAAAACCGGATTTGGAAGATTTATTTTTAAAGGTATATCACAAAAAGAATCTAAAATTTTATTCAGAATAGGAATCCCATACGACAAAATTGAATTATTTAGGCATTCAATAGATCATGACACAATTAGAAAGATTGTAAACGATCACGGTCGAGCAAAGACAGAAATTCCAAGAGGGAATGTCCCAGTTACATTAGATGATATTAAAAAAATTCCTGAAATCATTGCACATCCTGATACAATAACTTTAGATGAATCTGATAAAAAAACAGGTTTACCTGCACTTATTTATACAAAGAAAATCAACAATCAATATATTATTGTGGAGAAAGTTTTGACAGGGAAAAATCTTCTGTCAGTAAAAACAATGTATAAGACCAGGGGGCGAATACGATGA